In Candidatus Nitronauta litoralis, one DNA window encodes the following:
- a CDS encoding SPOR domain-containing protein — MVYQGFKFIFVRMGVVVMLVITCGYGVLFALHEVFFQGMQVDDSVLKWSLLGTSMVVGFIAFGFIGDWRFANALAGLREIDIKAGREGVTHRFENLIDFTRSSYFWPGTGKRLRQRALREYAEYLLATGVEDSEAQRIFLQAFLRDPEDKRFRDVMVSSLTRKVDPSSKEIDILLLILQAQHYEDKPLVEFLANYFLEQDLFTHKSEPVFRKALELKTGAHKKIARFMLPILLAKKKNDTHTIEFYLYALPEANPEQKEKLMEMIGYCYAEKRFETGDPVLHQKCGEVFSELNPRVRGALIDRAEESRLGGKWKRVRLFTSEDQKVLKELLVKTGIVKPWGRYIREFFSWVFNSILLGLKALVLKAMDGVHQLGGQPTRVKFGVFGFAVFLFLVGAAMVDWQLKTPEPLPDESEGVEWEQKATPKPVPSADNRTYTIQVAAVTTQAKADKLIKAIQRNSIDGAYILKVERKKGGYWYKIRVGTFDTKDQARSIADRMVQLRLIRNYFLIAIKQPAKSS, encoded by the coding sequence ATGGTATACCAGGGTTTTAAATTTATTTTTGTTCGCATGGGCGTTGTGGTGATGCTTGTGATTACCTGCGGTTATGGTGTTCTGTTTGCCCTTCACGAAGTTTTTTTCCAGGGCATGCAGGTAGACGACTCCGTTCTGAAATGGTCCCTGTTGGGAACTTCTATGGTGGTGGGTTTCATTGCATTTGGGTTTATTGGAGATTGGCGTTTTGCCAATGCGCTCGCGGGTCTACGTGAAATTGATATTAAAGCTGGGCGAGAAGGGGTCACCCACCGCTTTGAAAACCTGATCGACTTTACACGTTCTTCCTATTTCTGGCCTGGAACAGGTAAGCGTTTGCGGCAGAGGGCTCTGAGAGAATATGCAGAGTATCTACTGGCAACCGGGGTTGAGGACTCTGAAGCCCAGCGCATTTTTTTGCAAGCCTTCCTGCGTGATCCTGAAGACAAGCGTTTTCGGGATGTAATGGTGTCTTCGCTGACTCGTAAAGTCGACCCAAGCTCGAAGGAAATTGATATTTTGCTATTAATTTTGCAGGCGCAGCATTACGAGGACAAACCGCTCGTAGAGTTTCTTGCCAACTACTTTCTGGAACAGGATCTTTTCACGCATAAATCGGAACCTGTTTTCCGAAAGGCATTGGAACTGAAAACCGGCGCACATAAGAAAATAGCGCGTTTCATGTTGCCGATTCTACTGGCAAAGAAAAAAAACGACACGCATACCATTGAGTTTTATCTTTACGCTCTTCCAGAGGCTAACCCGGAACAAAAAGAAAAGTTGATGGAAATGATCGGGTATTGCTATGCCGAGAAGAGGTTTGAAACCGGAGACCCGGTTTTGCACCAAAAATGTGGAGAAGTGTTTTCGGAATTAAACCCCAGAGTTCGTGGTGCCCTTATTGACAGGGCGGAAGAATCCCGATTGGGAGGAAAGTGGAAACGCGTCAGGTTATTTACCTCGGAAGACCAGAAAGTATTAAAAGAGCTTTTGGTCAAAACAGGTATTGTCAAACCTTGGGGGCGTTATATCAGGGAGTTTTTCAGCTGGGTTTTTAATTCCATTTTGTTAGGTTTAAAAGCTTTGGTTCTCAAGGCTATGGATGGGGTACATCAGCTTGGCGGGCAGCCAACCCGGGTGAAATTCGGGGTTTTTGGTTTTGCTGTGTTTCTTTTTCTTGTGGGTGCCGCTATGGTTGACTGGCAACTTAAAACCCCAGAACCGTTACCCGATGAAAGTGAAGGGGTCGAATGGGAACAGAAGGCGACTCCCAAGCCGGTCCCATCTGCTGACAATAGAACCTACACCATCCAGGTGGCGGCTGTGACCACACAGGCCAAAGCAGATAAATTGATCAAAGCCATCCAGAGAAACAGCATAGACGGGGCCTATATTCTTAAAGTTGAGCGGAAAAAAGGCGGATACTGGTATAAGATACGGGTCGGCACTTTCGACACAAAAGATCAGGCTCGTTCAATAGCGGATCGAATGGTGCAGCTCAGATTAATTCGCAACTATTTTCTTATCGCCATAAAGCAACCTGCCAAGTCTTCCTGA